A genomic stretch from Vibrio coralliilyticus includes:
- a CDS encoding beta-ketoacyl-ACP synthase III, with amino-acid sequence MYSKILGTGSYLPSQVRSNADLEKMVDTSDEWIVARTGIKERRIAAEGETVADMGYIAAENAIEMAGIDKNDIDLIIVATTSSSHTFPSSACQVQAKLDIKGCPAFDIAAACSGFVYALSVADQHVKTGMCKNVLVIGSDTLSKTCDPTDRSTIILFGDGAGAVVVGASEEPGILSTHIYSDGRFGELLSLEVPERGKDADKWLHMAGNEVFKVAVTQLSKLVKDTLAANDMHKSELDWLVPHQANYRIISATAKKLSMSLDQVVITLDRHGNTSAATVPTALDEAVRDGRIKRGQMLLLEAFGGGFTWGSALVKF; translated from the coding sequence ATGTATAGCAAAATTTTAGGTACTGGCAGCTACCTGCCATCTCAGGTGCGTTCAAACGCAGATTTAGAGAAAATGGTAGATACGAGTGATGAGTGGATTGTCGCTCGTACTGGTATTAAAGAGCGTCGCATCGCAGCCGAGGGTGAAACTGTTGCTGATATGGGGTATATCGCGGCAGAGAATGCTATTGAAATGGCGGGTATCGACAAAAACGATATCGACCTGATTATTGTCGCGACAACCAGTAGTAGTCATACTTTTCCATCTTCTGCGTGCCAAGTTCAGGCTAAATTGGATATCAAAGGTTGTCCTGCATTTGACATTGCCGCGGCATGTTCAGGTTTTGTCTACGCACTTTCTGTCGCTGACCAGCATGTCAAAACGGGTATGTGTAAGAATGTACTGGTTATCGGTTCAGACACTCTGTCGAAAACTTGTGATCCAACAGACCGTTCTACCATTATCTTGTTTGGTGATGGCGCTGGTGCAGTTGTTGTTGGTGCAAGTGAAGAGCCTGGGATTCTTTCAACGCATATCTACTCAGATGGCCGTTTCGGTGAGTTGCTAAGCCTTGAGGTTCCTGAGCGTGGTAAAGATGCTGATAAGTGGCTACATATGGCGGGCAACGAGGTCTTTAAAGTGGCGGTGACACAGCTGTCCAAACTCGTTAAGGACACGCTGGCTGCCAACGATATGCATAAGTCTGAACTAGATTGGTTAGTTCCTCATCAAGCCAATTACCGTATTATCTCCGCGACGGCTAAGAAACTGTCCATGTCATTAGATCAAGTAGTGATTACCTTGGATAGGCATGGCAATACATCTGCGGCCACTGTCCCGACAGCACTGGATGAAGCTGTGCGTGATGGGCGAATTAAACGTGGTCAGATGCTTCTGTTGGAGGCGTTTGGTGGCGGTTTTACTTGGGGCTCAGCTCTGGTTAAGTTCTAA
- the fabD gene encoding ACP S-malonyltransferase has product MSNFAIVFPGQGSQAVGMLAELGEQYEVVKNTFSEASEALGYDLWALVQNGPAEDLNQTFRTQPALLASSVAIWRVWQELGLEQPANLAGHSLGEYSALVCAGVIDFKQAIKLVELRGQLMQEAVPAGTGAMFAIIGLDDESIAKACEEAAQGEVVSPVNYNSPGQVVIAGSKDAVERAGALCKEAGAKRALPLPVSVPSHCALMKPAADKLAVALEEIEFNAPQLPVINNVDVVAETDPAKIKNALVRQLYSPVRWTESVQLMSEQGVEKLLELGPGKVLTGLTKRIVKTLSGAAVNDAASLEAAK; this is encoded by the coding sequence ATGAGCAATTTTGCTATCGTATTTCCAGGTCAAGGTTCTCAAGCAGTGGGTATGCTTGCAGAGCTTGGCGAACAGTATGAAGTAGTAAAAAACACTTTTTCGGAAGCATCTGAGGCGTTAGGTTACGACCTATGGGCGTTGGTTCAAAATGGCCCAGCTGAAGATCTCAACCAAACTTTCCGCACTCAGCCAGCACTGCTAGCATCCTCGGTTGCTATCTGGCGTGTTTGGCAAGAGCTTGGCCTAGAGCAGCCAGCAAACCTAGCGGGTCACAGCCTAGGTGAATATTCGGCATTAGTATGTGCTGGTGTGATTGACTTTAAACAAGCAATCAAGCTGGTTGAGCTACGTGGTCAGCTGATGCAAGAAGCAGTGCCTGCAGGCACTGGTGCTATGTTTGCAATCATTGGTCTAGATGACGAATCTATTGCTAAAGCGTGTGAAGAAGCGGCTCAGGGTGAAGTGGTATCTCCAGTAAACTACAACTCACCAGGTCAGGTTGTGATTGCAGGTAGTAAAGATGCCGTTGAGCGCGCAGGTGCCTTATGTAAAGAAGCTGGCGCTAAGCGAGCTCTACCGCTACCTGTTTCCGTGCCTTCTCATTGTGCTTTGATGAAGCCAGCAGCCGACAAACTGGCTGTCGCTCTTGAAGAGATTGAATTCAATGCTCCTCAGTTGCCAGTGATCAATAACGTTGATGTTGTTGCTGAAACGGACCCTGCGAAAATTAAGAATGCACTTGTACGCCAGCTATACAGCCCAGTCCGTTGGACGGAAAGCGTACAGCTAATGAGCGAGCAAGGCGTAGAGAAATTGCTTGAATTAGGCCCAGGTAAAGTTCTTACCGGCCTGACAAAACGTATCGTAAAGACACTTAGTGGCGCTGCAGTTAACGATGCTGCATCTCTAGAAGCGGCTAAGTAA
- the fabG gene encoding 3-oxoacyl-ACP reductase FabG, with amino-acid sequence MNLEGKIALVTGASRGIGRAIAELLVERGAKVIGTATSENGAAAISEYLGENGKGLALNVTDIESIEATLKNINDEFGAIDILVNNAGITRDNLLMRMKDDEWNDIINTNLTPIYRMSKAVLRGMMKKRAGRIINVGSVVGTMGNAGQTNYAAAKAGVIGFTKSMAREVASRGVTVNTVAPGFIETDMTKALNDEQRAATLANVPAGRLGDPREIASAVAFLASPEAAYITGETLHVNGGMYMV; translated from the coding sequence ATGAACCTAGAAGGCAAGATCGCACTGGTCACAGGCGCAAGTCGTGGTATTGGCCGTGCTATCGCTGAACTACTTGTTGAACGTGGTGCTAAGGTTATCGGTACTGCGACCTCTGAGAATGGTGCTGCTGCAATCAGTGAATACCTTGGTGAAAATGGGAAAGGTCTGGCGCTAAACGTGACAGATATCGAATCAATTGAAGCAACTCTGAAAAATATTAACGATGAGTTTGGCGCAATCGATATTCTGGTGAACAATGCAGGTATTACGCGTGATAATTTATTGATGCGTATGAAGGATGATGAATGGAATGACATCATCAATACTAACCTGACGCCTATCTACCGCATGTCTAAAGCTGTACTTCGTGGCATGATGAAGAAGCGTGCAGGTCGTATCATCAACGTTGGTTCTGTTGTTGGTACTATGGGTAATGCAGGTCAAACTAACTACGCAGCAGCAAAAGCAGGTGTGATTGGTTTCACTAAATCTATGGCACGTGAAGTGGCTTCTCGTGGTGTAACCGTTAACACCGTTGCACCAGGATTTATCGAAACTGACATGACTAAGGCGCTAAATGACGAGCAACGTGCAGCAACTTTGGCTAACGTCCCAGCTGGTCGTCTTGGTGACCCACGTGAAATTGCATCAGCAGTAGCGTTCCTAGCTTCTCCAGAAGCTGCGTACATTACTGGTGAAACTTTGCATGTTAATGGTGGCATGTACATGGTTTAA
- the acpP gene encoding acyl carrier protein: MSNIEERVKKIIVEQLGVDEAEVKNEASFVDDLGADSLDTVELVMALEEEFDTEIPDEEAEKITTVQAAIDYVNSAQ, encoded by the coding sequence ATGAGCAACATCGAAGAACGCGTAAAGAAAATCATTGTTGAACAGCTAGGTGTAGACGAAGCAGAAGTTAAAAATGAAGCTTCTTTCGTTGACGATCTAGGTGCTGATTCTCTAGACACTGTTGAACTAGTAATGGCTCTAGAAGAAGAATTTGACACTGAGATTCCAGACGAAGAAGCTGAGAAGATCACTACTGTTCAAGCTGCTATCGACTACGTGAACAGCGCTCAGTAA